The Thamnophis elegans isolate rThaEle1 chromosome Z, rThaEle1.pri, whole genome shotgun sequence genome contains a region encoding:
- the SPACA4 gene encoding sperm acrosome membrane-associated protein 4, with the protein MKCSLQFSLVCVLVCLLPSTVSKDCIFCEITASTTCPGLRMSCAEDEDCFVGEGVALGVSDVQNKGCTRSINCGKEQPVAYMGVTYSLVTNCCKGTMCNGAQPLRGPSLFLQFALIGLLRGFL; encoded by the coding sequence ATGAAGTGTTCTTTGCAATTTAGCCTGGTGTGCGTCTTGGTTTGCTTGCTGCCTTCCACTGTCTCCAAGGATTGCATCTTTTGTGAAATTACTGCCTCAACAACATGTCCTGGCCTCAGGATGAGCTGTGCTGAAGATGAAGACTGCTTTGTGGGCGAAGGGGTTGCCTTGGGGGTTTCAGATGTCCAGAATAAGGGGTGCACCCGCTCCATCAATTGTGGAAAAGAGCAACCTGTTGCCTACATGGGTGTCACCTACAGCTTGGTCACCAACTGCTGTAAGGGGACCATGTGCAACGGGGCTCAGCCTCTGAGAggcccttcccttttccttcagtTTGCCCTCATCGGCCTCCTGAGGGGGTTCctctaa